A stretch of DNA from Paenibacillus segetis:
TAGAACAAATCATAATTCTGAAGCGGAATTTCCCGCTTACGCCATTTCCAGCCCGGTTCACACACAATCTTAGCGAAGGCTGGCTTTAATTCAAATGAGGTTGGTGAAACGTGAAGCATGCTCTTCCCTCCTAGAGAAAAAATAGTGCAAAGGACCTCTTACTTGTCCATTATTTTTATTATACCTCTAATTGCCAAACACTGAAGATATTTTCACGTTACCACATCCTATATATGTTCATAATTACCGGAATATCAGTTTGTTTTGATCGTGACGGTTCTATAGTGAGATGATATAATGTTAGGCAGTTAAAGCGGCACTGTCATATACCAAAGTGATCGGAAGGATGAAATGTAATGAACCCACTTGCGGAACAGTTGAATCAACACCTAAAGTCCGGCAATCCCTATATCTACGATATGTTGTCTACTCTAGGCCAAGAGATTTATTTCCCTAAGGAAGGCATTCTGAGTCAGTCTGCAGAAGCATCCGCTAACGCCAAGAAATTTAATGCCACGATTGGTATTGCTACAGAAAATGGTGGCCCGATGCATCTGGCTGCTATCCAAGAAACACTATCAGCATACAAGCCACAAGATTTGTATCCTTACGCCCCCCCTGCGGGAAAACCAGAACTACGGAGTGTATGGCGTGACAAAATGATTGGAGAGAATCCAGCACTTGCGGACAAATCCTTTGGTAATCCCGTTGTTACGAACGCACTTACGCATGGCCTCAGTATTGTAGCTGACTTGTTCGTTAATGAAGGCGATGCGGTGATCTATCCCGATAAGAACTGGGAGAACTACGAGTTGACTTTCGGCATCCGCCGTCACGGATCTATCGTTAACTACCCGCTCTTTACTGAGGACATGACTTTTAATAGTGCAGGACTTCGCGAGGCTCTCTTAGCACAACAAGGCAAAGGCAAGGCTGTCGTTATTCTTAACTTCCCTAACAACCCAACTGGCTACACTCCCGGGGCGAAGGAAGGCGAAGAAATCGTTGCCGCTTTGGTTGAAGCTGCTGATGCTGGTATTAAT
This window harbors:
- a CDS encoding aminotransferase class I/II-fold pyridoxal phosphate-dependent enzyme → MNPLAEQLNQHLKSGNPYIYDMLSTLGQEIYFPKEGILSQSAEASANAKKFNATIGIATENGGPMHLAAIQETLSAYKPQDLYPYAPPAGKPELRSVWRDKMIGENPALADKSFGNPVVTNALTHGLSIVADLFVNEGDAVIYPDKNWENYELTFGIRRHGSIVNYPLFTEDMTFNSAGLREALLAQQGKGKAVVILNFPNNPTGYTPGAKEGEEIVAALVEAADAGINLVVVTDDAYFGLFFEDSLTESLFGKLAGLHPRILPVKVDGATKEEFVWGFRVGFITFAAEHKDVLAALEQKTLGIIRATISSGSHPSQSFVLRALKSPEFEAQKEEKFVIMKGRANKVKSLLDSGKYDDVWEYYPFNSGYFMCLKLKDVNAEALRQHLIHEYGVGTIALGDHDLRIAFSCIAEEDLEELFDLVYKGVQDLQN